A genomic stretch from Hemibagrus wyckioides isolate EC202008001 linkage group LG02, SWU_Hwy_1.0, whole genome shotgun sequence includes:
- the prr12b gene encoding proline-rich protein 12 isoform X3: protein MDRNYPGAGFGELGAGTGWSYERSAKASLMYGSSRSSHPDSELLHRQAYATPHPLQGYATNHHPGSSGQAGAWGAAGRSLGLSGLFDAGLHHASPSGPDASVMNLISALESRGPQPPPSASSLLSQFRTPSWQTAMHTPAPAELFISSALPGSGSFPSSSALSAYQHPASFSGRSFSGVTPSLSLQDTPTFSPTSNGLLSPHDPLLHIKTPSQSSLGFDRLLSSQSAAAYRGAQEPSSGSQPQASTSSSARHLPPPQFNLLSSQLQEQSSHLYNASVFSSTPAPSQPPIPQERAIPRQDSVIKHFQRPSPAPSQIPSSTSHPLQHYLSCGASGYQQISHHRHGGMNCSPLGDQSPSSDPKPSPRSDQVYRPIVQPAYSTSSTSSSAVSGGGIGKSGKSSSSSSGYSSSSSSSSRTPHTPPSASSTTSSSSTSSNPTASSSASSAPSRQQPPPQSAPQPPPPPPPPLPVSSSSTQQPPPKPCLSTYGSPVAPVKPTSCLSGQTPPQQHSQSYSPSQPPPSHLSQPYGGFSSPQAQEISSGPGGSGKGFGGLGATGRSFSGDGVYGSESGYGSLPPSLGGAGSPSMGYDGTGHSPALIGSGGGTGSTSSGTGSTGGNSTANSSNSVAGGGAGGSYHLPDSSRSPSINSAIIRPGLHSPAPTHPAQSPGGTGSNKYLSSVLSPNFLASPQGYSDTRAAPQQAQPYHSAPHKSKSETDMLGIERSQEEDEDDDDFLIQHLLHSQSPAPHSSQHHSQQQPSQVNSQQPSAQPQSMSQSREETKGMSAYELNKASEERYQLQSVIRTNNANNNSGPGTVNTAGQGTGPGTSQESQLEISLKKQQTKIDRTVSGAGASGGRGGIDSIPHSHQHAPHTHQHDSLGSVVHYGRGDSYGHQTHQHHSSHSSHTQHSQHPQHSHPHSLSHAHVEVKKATDSSELPYIRKPPDLQQQRSQTSLSHMDSPPDQTQQSQQTHLLQSVLSHSTHSKMDTQQVPQPTPHPMSQQALMGPSGGLGTGSGGSVETQSQASQLQLQLQSQSMESHYGCEAQRNQSQSSQNSVSQLEMLERSLSRTNSRDGAGPTERIVGGDGGANDHQRPQQQLQQQHRMPPHHQTHHPQQTPSELHDFLNESNLNMSAPSHLHHMASHHGHPHSHHQPQPHRHHQHSHQHSRHMPTNTGPIQPQAQPREPEPQISQPQLDQLKDNQFDTESSVVKTTQNQGQNQQQQQQRFMPLTSICFPDSLLQDEDRSFFPAMEDMFCSEDYKPSCAGVGGTGQGDQDIVSEARVNVQDGIESVKAGGGAGGYDMMGHHGDQGYGQYCHSLSESDSGTMHLDLDSLKTHELPSTVNTEQLGLIQSQAPGMGMGVTGSNVDGTGTKIMGNSGVGSVSGTGGLISPIFCSSRPKKLLKTSSFHLLKQRRDPNAQPQSKKTYAQEYEFEDDEDKADVPADIRLNSRRLPDLLPDLVSSCRKSSGGSGVGGLSPLMGDLDFCNPSGYSSLGPPPQLLPHDGPKKRGRKPTKPKREGPPRPRGRPRIRPLPEPPYCRGLMGHGAGESRRGRGRGRGRGRKDDLMLEMHRDINKGQNYQQPHQQAPHLHHQQQLQQQHIQQQHLPQHHLHHHSQPQQHLHPQQQHMHQQQHLHTQHHQHLHQQQTQIQQQHQPQQQYQEPIKPIKIKLPLPSMPSSESLLRTDSLSSTDPVLSDGSVGSAPSLGLSPGPTSALDMNRTDLNCGQDKMKQKDEEMSWERDMDEQLTPEAWATMQKLSSSTEDKPSELKSGFITSFLDFLKTEKKPPSGPLHLDGSSPVDEPSVKGGIRPLSPPPPPPPPPTPPPFGETEGEGGLALSNCPSPCKRLDEELKRNLETLPSFSSDEEDSVSKNQDLQKSISSAISALYDTPHSLAALPPPPTPSPPASQAPPLNTPPPPADSETFPELETRMMAHELHTHTEMNMQERARTPEEEDEPIEDEGPEELEEERLQKVDDDEDGGEEENIVQSGGEDMEKEDDAEETEEFCVTDASNVDDSSSVPPLAPAPPSPPSLSPSPPTSSSPSPLPPPLLSIPSPLPAPEEDSPQPQPQQPPPPQPQPYQAPLLHQSLPPSPSPPALPSPSPPPPTLPPSATPPPSSSPPLPMELPHPSPPSPPTPEDAPVPQITSLHLAKKQDNAAIAGESEEEDSESGGEGIFRERDEFVVRTEDIGTLKLALQTGREPPPIWRVQKALLQKFAPEIKDGQRQFCATSNYLGYFGDAKMRYQRLYVKFLENVNKKDYVRVCSRKPWHRTGVALRRQSLAKPPPTIRSQTPPRVEREEREKARERERQREREQHEQRERERVKERERKEREKEREKEAEQREKEKQEKEKEWEVEREREEREREKQREKEREKQKEKEREKERVREREKQQEKEKEKEREREKQREREREKERQKEKEKEREKQQEKEREEKEREREREREKEKKLQERQNQEKLERRGAVERGRVREDKRGGAGGEKRAEKARSRTVKVKAEPPPKKRKKWLKEVPSSESDSSPSASEDEGSVRSVMNSRAMREMFRSYVEMLVSTALDPDMIQALEDTNDELYLPPMRKIDSILNEQKRRLLRRVTMNAQHQEALHMYPQMSADALESGMVKVRLGGEGYNRKTLNRVKKSLPKQQTDSIEQAADDPGQEEVVQQCMANQSWLETLFNSFIELLTLSNKL, encoded by the exons atggacaGAAATTATCCTGGCGCAGGATTCGGTGAGCTGGGCGCCGGGACGGGATGGAGTTACGAGAGGTCGGCCAAGGCGAG TCTGATGTATGGGAGCTCCAGATCCTCCCATCCGGATTCCGAATTACTCCATCGTCAAGCTTATGCCACACCACACCCCCTGCAAGGCTATGCTACTAATCACCACCCAGGCAGCTCTGGACAGGCCGGGGCATGGGGGGCGGCAGGGCGGAGCTTAG GTCTTTCGGGTTTGTTTGATGCTGGGTTACACCATGCTAGCCCCTCAGGGCCTGACGCATCAGTCATGAACCTGATCTCTGCTTTGGAATCCCGAGGTCCACAGCCTCCCCCATCTGCCTCCTCTCTCCTTTCTCAATTCCGTACCCCATCATGGCAGACTG CAATGCATACCCCTGCCCCAGCTGAGCTTTTCATCTCCAGTGCTTTGCCTGGATCTGGTTCATTCCCATCTTCCTCGGCCCTGTCAGCATACCAGCACCCTGCCTCCTTCTCTGGCCGTTCATTTTCTGGTGTGACACCTTCACTGTCTCTCCAGGATACGCCTACATTCAGCCCTACCTCAAATGGCCTGCTATCACCCCATGATCCTTTGCTACACATCAAAACACCGTCCCAATCCAGCCTGGGCTTTGACCGTCTTCTCTCCTCACAAAGTGCAGCAGCATACAGAGGAGCACAGGAGCCTTCAAGTGGTTCTCAGCCTCAAGCATCTACATCATCCTCTGCCCGCCACTTACCTCCCCCTCAATTTAACTTGCTCTCCTCCCAACTTCAAGAGCAGTCCTCCCATCTGTACAATGCTTCTGTATTCTCTTCAACACCTGCACCCTCACAACCACCTATCCCACAGGAAAGAGCAATTCCACGGCAAGACAGTGTGATTAAGCACTTCCAGAGACCTTCCCCTGCACCGTCCCAGATACCCTCGTCCACATCACATCCCCTGCAACATTATCTTAGCTGTGGAGCATCAGGCTATCAGCAAATCTCGCACCATCGGCATGGTGGAATGAACTGTAGCCCCCTTGGTGACCAAAGCCCATCGTCTGACCCCAAGCCCTCACCTCGATCAGACCAAGTGTACCGCCCCATTGTACAGCCTGCATATAGCACTTCCTCAACATCCTCATCAGCTGTGTCTGGTGGTGGTATTGGGAAATCAGGAAAGAGCTCTAGTTCAAGCAGTGGCTACTCGTCCTCTAGCTCTTCCTCATCTAgaactcctcacacacctccttcagctTCCTCTACTACTTCATCCTCCTCCACTTCTTCTAACCCGACTGCTTCATCTAGCGCCTCCTCTGCTCCTTCGAGGCAACAACCTCCTCCCCAATCTGCACCACAACCCCCTCCGCCACCTCCTCCACCACTCCCTGTTTCCTCCTCTTCAACGCAACAGCCTCCTCCTAAACCCTGCCTTTCCACGTACGGCTCTCCTGTGGCTCCTGTTAAACCCACCTCTTGCCTCTCTGGCCAAAccccaccacaacaacactcaCAATCATATTCACCAAGTCAACCTCCACCATCCCACCTCTCCCAGCCTTATGGGGGGTTCAGTTCTCCACAGGCACAGGAAATTAGCTCTGGTCCTGGTGGATCAGGAAAAGGGTTTGGGGGTCTTGGAGCGACAGGACGTTCATTTTCAGGGGATGGGGTATATGGATCTGAATCAGGATATGGTTCTTTACCACCCTCACTTGGAGGAGCAGGAAGTCCTTCAATGGGCTACGATGGTACGGGACATTCACCTGCCCTAATTGGATCTGGAGGTGGTACAGGTTCGACAAGTAGTGGAACTGGCTCAACAGGTGGTAATTCGACAGCTAATAGCAGTAACAGTGTTGCAGGTGGAGGGGCTGGAGGATCATACCACCTTCCTGATTCCAGTCGTTCACCTTCAATTAACTCCGCAATCATTAGACCTGGACTGCACTCCCCTGCACCCACTCATCCTGCACAGTCTCCAGGAGGAACTGGGAGTAATAAGTACCTATCCTCAGTTCTTTCTCCTAATTTTTTAGCTTCTCCACAGGGTTACTCAGACACACGGGCAGCACCACAACAGGCACAGCCTTATCATTCTGCACCACACAAGAGCAAGTCAGAGACTGATATGCTTGGCATTGAACGATCCcaagaggaggatgaagatgatgatgattttttaaTACAGCACCTTTTGCACTCCCAAAGCCCAGCCCCTCATTCATCTCAGCACCACTCTCAGCAACAGCCATCACAGGTAAATTCCCAGCAGCCATCAGCACAGCCACAATCTATGTCACAGAGTAGGGAAGAAACAAAGGGAATGTCTGCCTATGAACTGAACAAGGCATCTGAGGAACGCTACCAACTACAAAGTGTCATTCGCACCAATAATGCCAATAATAATAGTGGACCAGGAACAGTAAACACTGCTGGACAAGGAACTGGTCCAGGAACTAGCCAAGAAAGTCAACTGGAAATATCTCTAAAGAAGCAGCAAACAAAAATAGATAGGACAGTATCAGGTGCTGGGGCAAGTGGAGGACGAGGGGGAATCGATTCAATCCCTCACTCTCACCAGCATGCTCCGCACACTCACCAACATGACTCCCTTGGCTCAGTGGTCCATTATGGAAGAGGGGACTCCTATGGCCACCAGACACACCAACATCACTCTTcacattcttcacacacacagcactcacagcaTCCACAGCACTCTCATCCCCATTCCTTGTCTCACGCTCATGTAGAGGTCAAGAAAGCTACTGATTCATCAGAGCTCCCTTACATACGAAAACCTCCAGATTTGCAGCAGCAAAGGTCCCAAACTTCTCTTTCCCACATGGATTCACCACCTGACCAGACTCAGCAATCTCAGCAAACTCATCTTCTACAGTCTGTCCTTTCTCATTCCACACATAGCAAGATGGACACTCAACAGGTCCCCCAACCAACACCACACCCTATGAGTCAGCAGGCCTTAATGGGACCAAGTGGGGGCCTTGGAACTGGAAGTGGTGGGAGTGTGGAAACCCAGTCACAGGCCTCTCAGCTTCAACTCCAACTCCAATCCCAGTCTATGGAGTCCCACTATGGATGTGAGGCACAGAGAAACCAAAGCCAGTCAAGTCAGAATTCAGTCTCACAACTCGAAATGCTTGAACGATCACTCTCTAGAACAAACAGTCGTGATGGCGCAGGACCCACTGAGAGAATTGttggtggagatggaggtgctaATGACCATCAAAGACCACAGCAACAGCTTCAACAGCAGCATAGAATGCCTCCACATCACCAGACCCACCATCCCCAACAAACACCTTCTGAACTCCATGATTTCCTGAATGAGTCAAATTTGAACATGTCAGCCCCTTCACATCTGCATCATATGGCTTCTCACCATGGACACCCTCATTCCCACCACCAACCACAGCCCCACCGACATCACCAGCACTCCCACCAGCACTCTCGCCACATGCCAACCAACACTGGACCAATTCAACCCCAGGCCCAGCCCAGGGAACCAGAACCTCAAATTTCCCAGCCACAGCTAGATCAACTTAAAGATAACCAGTTTGACACTGAAAGTTCTGTGGTGAAAACTACACAGAATCAGGGACAGaatcaacagcagcagcagcagaggtTTATGCCACTGACCTCCATTTGTTTTCCTGACTCACTTCTCCAAGATGAGGATCGATCATTTTTTCCAGCAATGGAGGACATGTTTTGTTCTGAGGACTACAAACCAAGCTGTGCTGGTGTAGGAGGTACAGGACAGGGAGATCAGGATATTGTGTCTGAAGCACGGGTAAATGTTCAAGATGGAATAGAGTCAGTTAAGGCAGGTGGAGGGGCAGGTGGATATGATATGATGGGCCACCATGGTGACCAGGGTTATGGGCAGTACTGTCACAGTCTTTCTGAATCTGACAGTGGAACCATGCATCTAGATTTGGACTCATTGAAAACTCATGAACTCCCATCTACTGTGAATACAGAGCAACTGGGCCTGATTCAGTCTCAGGCACCAGGCATGGGAATGGGTGTAACAGGGTCTAATGTAGATGGAACAGGAACCAAAATTATGGGAAATTCTGGCGTAGGCAGTGTATCTGGTACAGGTGGGCTGATCTCGCCCATCTTCTGTTCCTCTAGACCTAAAAAACTGCTGAAGACCAGCTCCTTCCACCTTCTTAAACAGCGGAGGGACCCCAATGCCCAGCCACAGTCAAAGAAAACCTATGCCCAAGAATATGAatttgaagatgatgaagataaagCTGATGTTCCTGCTGACATCCGACTGAACAGTAGGCGGCTCCCGGATTTGCTTCCTGATCTGGTGTCTAGCTGCAGAAAGTCCAGTGGTGGTTCAGGGGTTGGTGGGCTAAGTCCCCTAATGGGTGACTTGGACTTCTGCAACCCCTCAGGGTACTCATCACTTGGACCTCCTCCACAGCTCCTTCCCCATGATGGGCCAAAGAAGAGAGGTCGAAAGCCCACCAAGCCAAAAAGAGAAGGCCCTCCTAGGCCTAGGGGAAGACCTCGCATTCGTCCACTTCCAGAACCTCCTTATTGCAGGGGGCTGATGGGGCATGGTGCTGGGGAGAGCCGAAGGGGTCGTGGACGTGGAAGGGGGCGTGGCAGGAAAGATGATCTGATGTTGGAGATGCATAGAGACATTAACAAAGGACAAAATTACCAACAGCCTCACCAACAAGCACCCCATCtccatcaccaacaacaactaCAGCAGCAACATATACAACAGCAGCACTTACCGCAACATCATCTGCACCATCATTCACAGCCACAGCAGCACCTTCACCCACAGCAGCAACACATGCACCAACAGCAGcacctacatacacaacaccatCAGCACTTACATCAACAGCAAACACAAATCCAACAACAACATCAGCCTCAACAGCAGTACCAGGAGCCCATCAAACCTATTAAG ATAAAGCTTCCTCTTCCCTCCATGCCTTCATCTGAATCCCTCCTGAGGACAGACTCCTTATCGAGCACAGACCCAGTTCTGTCTGATGGCTCAGTGGGATCTGCACCATCTCTTGGTCTGAGTCCTGGACCCACGTCTGCACTGGACATGAACAGAACCGATCTGAACTGTGGTCAGGATAAGATGAAACAGAAGGACGAAGAG ATGTCATGGGAGAGAGACATGGATGAACAGTTGACACCAGAGGCATGGGCCACAATGCAAAAACTGTCCAGCTCA aCTGAGGACAAGCCATCAGAGCTGAAATCTGGCTTCATCACCTCCTTTCTGGACTTTCTAAAAACTGAGAAGAAGCCTCCGTCCGGACCGCTCCACTTGGACGGATCCAGCCCAGTAGATGAGCCCTCTGTGAAGGGAGGGATTCGTCCTttatcaccacctccacctccgCCCCCACCTCCAACTCCTCCACCTTtcggagagacagagggagaaggAGGTCTCGCGTTGAGCAATTGCCCTTCACCGTGCAAACGCCTAGACGAGGAACTCAAGAGAAACCTGGAGACACTGCCATCCTTCTCCTCCGACGAAGAAGATTCTGTGAGCAAGAACCAGGACCTCCAGAAGAGCATCTCCTCAGCCATCTCCGCCCTTTATGACACACCCCACAGCCTGGCTGCCCTTCCGCCCCCTCCCACACCATCTCCACCTGCTTCACAGGCTCCACCCCTAAATACACCTCCACCACCTGCTGATTCAGAGACTTTCCCAGAGCTCGAGACTCGCATGATGGCCCATGagcttcatacacacactgagatgaaCATGCAGGAGAGAGCACGTACTccagaggaggaagatgaaCCCATAGAGGACGAGGGACCGGAGGAGCTAGAGGAGGAGAGACTGCAGAAAGTAGACGATGATGAAGATGGAGGCGAAGAAGAGAATATAGTTCAGAGTGGAGGAGAGGACATGGAGAAAGAGGATGATGCTGAAGAGACAGAGGAGTTCTGTGTCACTGATGCTTCTAACGTTGATG ATTCTTCATCCGTTCCTCCTCTTGCTCCTGCACCACCGtctcctccatctctttctccctctcctcccacctcttcctctccatcacctcttcctcctcctcttctctctattccctctCCTCTTCCTGCACCAGAGGAGGACAGCCCACAGCcacaaccacaacaaccaccaccacctcagCCTCAGCCTTATCAAGCTCCACTGCTCCATCAGTCTCTCCCTCCGAGCCCTTCTCCTCCAGCTCTCCCCTccccatctcctcctcctccaacactccCTCCATCTGCCACTCCTCCACCATCCTCCTCCCCTCCCCTGCCCATGGAGTTACCCCACCCGTCACCTCCCTCGCCCCCAACCCCCGAGGATGCCCCCGTTCCTCAGATCACCTCCCTCCACCTGGCTAAGAAGCAGGACAACGCGGCCATCGCTGGAGAGAGCGAGGAGGAGGACAGCGAGAGTGGCGGTGAGGGCATTTtcagagagagggatgagtTTGTGGTTCGCACGGAGGACATCGGTACACTCAAG CTGGCTCTGCAGACAGGACGCGAGCCTCCTCCGATTTGGAGAGTGCAGAAAGCTCTGCTGCAGAAATTTGCACCTGAGATTAAGGATGGTCAGCGGCAGTTCTGTGCCACCAGCAAC TATCTGGGCTACTTCGGAGACGCCAAGATGAGATACCAGCGCCTGTACGTCAAGTTCCTGGAGAACGTGAACAAAAAGgattatgtgagagtgtgttctCGGAAACCTTGGCACAGAACCGGCGTTGCTCTCAG GCGCCAATCACTCGCTAAACCGCCGCCCACCATCCGCAGTCAAACTCCGCCACGTGTGGAacgagaggagagagaaaaggcgagagaaagagagagacaacgagagagagagcagcatgaacaaagagagagggagagggtgaaagagagagagagaaaagagagggagaaagagcgagagaaagaggcagaacagagggaaaaagaaaagcaagaaaaagagaaagaatgggaagtggaaagagagagggaggagagggagagggagaaacagcgggagaaggaaagagaaaaacaaaaagagaaggaacgagagaaagaaagagtgagggaaagagagaaacaacaagaaaaggagaaggaaaaagagcgagagcgagagaaacaaagagaaagggagcgtgaaaaagaaagacagaaggagaaagagaaggagagagagaaacaacaagaaaaggagagagaagaaaaagagagggagagagaacgggagagagaaaaggaaaaaaagctcCAAGAAAGGCAAAAtcaggagaagttggagaggaGAGGTGCAGTGGAGCgagggagagtgagggaggacaagagaggaggagcaggaggagagaagagagcagAGAAGGCCAGGAGCAGGACGGTGAAAGTGAAAGCGGAGCCTCCGCCtaaaaagaggaagaagtgGCTGAAGGAAGTTCCCTCTTCTGAGTCTGACTCCTCCCCCTCTGCCAGTGaggatgaag GCTCAGTGCGCAGTGTGATGAACAGTCGAGCTATGAGGGAGATGTTCCGCAGCTACGTGGAGATGTTGGTCAGCACAGCACTTGACCCTGACATGATCCAGGCGCTGGAGGACACCAACG ATGAGCTTTATCTCCCGCCCATGAGGAAGATCGACAGCATCCTGAACGAGCAGAAACGCAGACTGCTGAGGAGAGTCACCATGAACGCTCAGCACCAG gaagCTTTGCACATGTATCCTCAGATGAGTGCTGATGCTCTGGAGTCAGGCATGGTGAAAGTGCGACTTGGTGGAGAAGGATACAACCGCAAAACTCTCAACCGGGTTAAAAAGAGTCTGCCCAAGCAACAg ACGGACAGCATCGAGCAGGCGGCGGATGACCCCGGGCAGGAGGAGGTCGTTCAGCAGTGTATGGCTAACCAGAGCTGGCTGGAGACCCTCTTCAATTCCTTCATTGAACTGCTGACCCTTAGCAACAAGCTgtaa